Proteins encoded in a region of the Papio anubis isolate 15944 chromosome 14, Panubis1.0, whole genome shotgun sequence genome:
- the LOC116270318 gene encoding sushi, von Willebrand factor type A, EGF and pentraxin domain-containing protein 1-like gives MVPFTIPSPCHYEPGSFTPKLHDILLDTSKNVSCLEMPPLQVGHRTKEEGKPPTEMSFSFAFLDAVCPTGHSCPPGSLEPRPCPPGQYQDEPGRSICKTCPAGKFCPLGIQGPQAKPIWPMDCPAGYYCPLGTQTPTQHPCPRGTFRERPGARSAKDCRPCPPGQFCSDSGAGKRLPDGPCSAGYYCPLGQTSATPTSFRCPQDFYCPEGSSQPRACEIGTFQPQGAQSSCEPCPLGFYCKASRPGGFIRAGMRPFLGTGPKAQHQLRSTQLFLSPCRSSACAHL, from the exons ATGGTCCCCTTCACAATCCCTAGTCCCTGTCACTACGAACCTGGCTCCTTCACACCAAAGCTGCACGACATTCTTCTAGACACTTCTAAGAATGTAAGCTGCCTGGAGATGCCTCCTCTCCAGGTGGGCCACAGGACAAAGGAGGAAGGGAAACCCCCAACAGAAATgtccttttcctttgcttttctagATGCTGTCTGCCCCACTGGGCACTCGTGCCCCCCAGGCAGCCTGGAGCCTCgcccctgccctcctgggcaGTATCAGGATGAGCCTGGACGCAGCATCTGCAAGACCTGCCCTGCTGGGAA GTTCTGTCCCTTGGGGATCCAGGGGCCACAGGCCAAGCCCATTTGGCCAATGGACTGTCCTGCCGGCTACTACTGCCCTCTGGGTACCCAGACCCCCACCCAGCACCCATGTCCCAGGGGCACCTTCCGAGAGAGGCCTGGGGCACGCAGCGCCAAGGATTGTAGACCCTGTCCTCCAGGACAATTCTGCTCTGATTCAG GGGCTGGGAAGCGCCTCCCGGATGGGCCGTGCTCAGCCGGCTATTACTGTCCCCTTGGCCAGACCTCAGCCACCCCTACGTCTTTCCGGTGCCCACAGGACTTCTACTGTCCTGAGGGATCATCCCAGCCAAGGGCCTGTGAGATTGGAACCTTCCAGCCCCAGGGGGCCCAGAGCTCCTGTGAGCCCTGCCCTTTGGGATTCTACTGCAAAGCCTCCCGCCCAGGTGGGTTCATCAGGGCTGGCATGAGGCCCTTTCTGGGCACTGGTCCCAAGGCACAGCATCAGCTCAGGAGCACCCAGCTCTTCCTGAGCCCTTGCAGAAGCAGTGCCTGTGCTCATCTGTGA